The Microbacterium sp. Nx66 genome contains a region encoding:
- a CDS encoding MBL fold metallo-hydrolase — MSRGRQWTEVVPGFFGISVADVNCYLVQTADGLTLFDAGLPRSRGVLRDLLGHLGAKETDIDAVVLTHGHFDHVGVARGLHEEGVSVFVHPRDAQLARHPYSYRPASPRVPYVLTHPRGIPTITRMALAGALNVRGVDAQPRVTHEHPIDAPGTPIALWTPGHTEGHCAYLFEESGVLIAGDALVTLDPYTGETGPQIVARAATADTAEAMESLDTLARTSARVVLTGHGDPVLDGVGPAVAAARRRGPH, encoded by the coding sequence ATGAGCAGAGGGCGGCAGTGGACGGAGGTGGTTCCCGGCTTCTTCGGCATCAGTGTGGCGGACGTGAACTGCTACCTCGTGCAGACCGCGGACGGGCTCACGCTATTCGACGCGGGACTGCCGCGCAGCAGGGGCGTGCTGCGCGACCTGCTCGGCCACCTCGGGGCGAAGGAGACCGACATCGATGCGGTCGTCCTGACGCACGGGCACTTCGACCACGTCGGTGTCGCGCGCGGGCTCCACGAGGAGGGGGTCTCGGTGTTCGTCCACCCTCGCGACGCACAACTGGCCCGTCACCCCTACAGCTACCGTCCGGCCTCACCTCGCGTCCCCTACGTGCTCACCCATCCGCGGGGGATCCCCACCATCACCCGGATGGCTCTTGCCGGAGCGCTCAACGTCCGCGGCGTCGACGCGCAGCCTCGCGTGACGCACGAGCATCCGATCGACGCCCCCGGGACCCCGATCGCCCTGTGGACTCCGGGGCACACGGAAGGGCACTGCGCGTACCTGTTCGAGGAGTCCGGGGTGCTCATCGCCGGCGACGCCCTCGTGACGCTCGACCCGTACACCGGCGAGACCGGTCCGCAGATCGTCGCCAGGGCGGCCACGGCCGATACCGCGGAGGCGATGGAGTCGCTGGATACCCTGGCACGGACGAGCGCGCGGGTCGTCCTGACGGGCCACGGAGACCCCGTCCTGGATGGCGTGGGGCCCGCCGTCGCCGCCGCGCGGCGACGCGGACCCCACTGA